One stretch of Eupeodes corollae chromosome 2, idEupCoro1.1, whole genome shotgun sequence DNA includes these proteins:
- the LOC129944139 gene encoding uncharacterized protein LOC129944139, whose product MDNTVLMWLSRVKERLNIIPKFLAVNTRKTCREVIVDHFLENQEIDAKIGGSGRIVQIDESKFGRQKFNKGRRVDGHLVLGMIEYEFEDLRLELCTGNVLSADVLIPLIRNCLGEHGYIHKKLNHGEPDNPFVAEDGTHTQRIESQWRILKRAFYNDSYNHNFADWVVEYQWRRIYNDITTNPKSIYETYSASFGRLSDFESSNQRLELERAARWQWRDGGVESSRTNPTL is encoded by the exons ATGGACAATACGGTGTTAATGTGGTTGTCCCGTGTTAAAGAACGATTAAATATTATTCCTAAATTTTTAGCCGTCAATACGAGGAAA ACTTGCCGTGAAGTTATCGTTGACCATTTCTTGGAGAACCAAGAAATTGATGCCAAAATTGGTGGGTCTGGACGCATCGTTCAAATTGATGAAAGTAAATTTGGACGACAAAAGTTCAATAAAGGTCGGCGGGTAGATGGACATTTGGTTCTCGGTATGATCGAGTATGAATTTGAGGATCTCAGGTTGGAATTGTGTACTGGGAATGTACTCAGTGCTGAT GTACTGATTCCTCTGATAAGAA ATTGTCTGGGAGAGCATGGTTACATCCATAAGAAGTTGAACCATGGCGAACCCGACAATCCGTTTGTAGCGGAGGATGGTACCCATACCCAAAGGATAGAATCCCAATGGAGGATATTAAAACGGGCATTCTACAACGACAGCTATAACCACAATTTCGCGGACTGGGTCGTGGAGTACCAGTGGCGAcgaattt ATAATGACATTACAACAAATCCAAAATCTATTTATGAAACTTATTCCGCCTCATTTGGCCGCCTATCAGATTTCGAATCATCCAATCAGAGACTGGAGCTAGAGCGAGCGGCACGTTGGCAGTGGCGAGATGGCGGTGTGGAGTCAAGTCGAACCAACCCAACACTTTAG